The nucleotide sequence AAGATGTATAGAATAAATGAAAACTCGCACTAAAGATACTTAAATTCAGTGCGAGTTTCGCTTTGTTTACCTGGTATCCCTTCTAGTGCAAACAGATGAAGTTTTTTTCAAATTACTCTTATGATTATTGATAGCTTTAGCAGGGTCAATTGCGCTAAAGCACCCATTTGAAAAAAAGTTTGATCATTTTCTACCCTATGTTATTCAACAATCGCGCCCGTTTCAGAAACAAGCGGTTAACGGAGCTCTATTGAATGGGCACTTAAACACGTCCTCTACTTTTTAAAATTCTCATCTAACAAAGGTTTTCCTTCTTGATCAACCATAACAGTTAATCCACTTCCAGCACCCGTCTGATTCAACATGTATAGAACCCCGGTCTGATTATCACGAATAACCTTAAAAATCTCTAATTTCCCTTGGGTATAAATAATTTCAAAACGTTTGCTATCCATTATCCCACTCCCCTTAACCCAATAATTGTTAAAATGATTCATTAATTTTAGATAATCTC is from Bacillus sp. PK3_68 and encodes:
- a CDS encoding DUF6440 family protein, which encodes MDSKRFEIIYTQGKLEIFKVIRDNQTGVLYMLNQTGAGSGLTVMVDQEGKPLLDENFKK